From a single Balearica regulorum gibbericeps isolate bBalReg1 chromosome 11, bBalReg1.pri, whole genome shotgun sequence genomic region:
- the IL2RG gene encoding cytokine receptor common subunit gamma isoform X2 — MAVPSAFLAPVFLLLCGLGPYLAAAHSPPGVECVLFNEEYMTCMWGSREMLTTNYSLYYWYENKPPVVECKHYLQDRGISIGCRFHQSEIIQFQAFHVLVNASLGGRTLEIRSEHMELQDLVKPDAPVNLTIRNMSNNQLQLTWTSPYPKAHCLEHAVKYKSNKDTSWTVHPVKGDVFSFPSVDYEKYYTFYVRSKINIYCGSTQLWSEWSVPVVWGSNSTSKGAVEEQPHWFWIHTVLIPIASCLLLLVLIILLVRMERVWVLLMPRIPNPSKNFDELFITHKGNFQEWAGVPKDVMESFKPNYSENICYVSELPPKESYEPLREGSNHPLSLMSRAPAAPRKPSPYKNSFVGV; from the exons ATGGCGGTGCCCAGCGCCTTCCTCGCACcagttttcctcctcctctgtgggCTGGGGCCCTACCTtgctgctgcccacagccccccaG GGGTGGAGTGTGTCCTCTTCAACGAGGAGTACATGACCTGCATGTGGGGGAGTAGAGAGATGCTCACGACCAACTACTCCCTCTACTACTG GTATGAGAACAAGCCCCCCGTGGTGGAGTGCAAGCACTACCTGCAGGACCGGGGCATCAGCATCGGCTGCCGCTTCCACCAGAGTgagatcatccagttccagGCTTTCCATGTTCTCGTCAATGCCAGCCTTGGTGGCAGGACCCTGGAGATCCGCAGTGAGCACATGGAACTGCAGGACCTGG TGAAACCGGACGCGCCTGTCAACCTGACCATCCGCAACATGAGCAACAACCAGCTGCAGCTGACCTGGACCTCCCCGTACCCCAAAGCCCATTGCCTGGAGCATGCTGTCAAGTACAAGAGCAACAAGGACACCAGCTGGACG GTGCACCCGGTGAAAGGAGAcgtcttctccttccccagcgtAGATTATGAGAAGTACTACACCTTCTATGTGCGCAGCAAGATCAACATCTACTGTGGCAGCACCCAGCTCTGGAGTGAGTGGAGTGTCCCCGTGGTCTGGGGCAGCAACTCTACCAGCAAGG GCGCAGTGGAGGAGCAGCCGCACTGGTTCTGGATCCACACAGTCTTGATACCCattgcctcctgcctgctcttaCTGGTCCTCATCATCCTGCTAGTGCGCATGGAAAG GGTGTGGGTCCTCCTCATGCCCCGAATCCCCAACCCCAGCAAGAATTTTGATGAGCTCTTCATCACCCACAAGGGCAACTTCCAG GAATGGGCTGGAGTCCCCAAAGATGTCATGGAGAGCTTCAAGCCCAACTACAGCGAGAACATCTGCTACGTGAGTGAGCTGCCCCCCAAGGAGAGCTACGAGCCCCTCAGGGAGGGCAGCAACCATCCACTGTCACTGATGTCCAGggccccagctgccccccgcAAGCCCAGCCCCTACAAGAACAGCTTCGTGGGAGTGTGA
- the IL2RG gene encoding cytokine receptor common subunit gamma isoform X1, with product MAVPSAFLAPVFLLLCGLGPYLAAAHSPPGVECVLFNEEYMTCMWGSREMLTTNYSLYYWYENKPPVVECKHYLQDRGISIGCRFHQSEIIQFQAFHVLVNASLGGRTLEIRSEHMELQDLVKPDAPVNLTIRNMSNNQLQLTWTSPYPKAHCLEHAVKYKSNKDTSWTQVHPVKGDVFSFPSVDYEKYYTFYVRSKINIYCGSTQLWSEWSVPVVWGSNSTSKGAVEEQPHWFWIHTVLIPIASCLLLLVLIILLVRMERVWVLLMPRIPNPSKNFDELFITHKGNFQEWAGVPKDVMESFKPNYSENICYVSELPPKESYEPLREGSNHPLSLMSRAPAAPRKPSPYKNSFVGV from the exons ATGGCGGTGCCCAGCGCCTTCCTCGCACcagttttcctcctcctctgtgggCTGGGGCCCTACCTtgctgctgcccacagccccccaG GGGTGGAGTGTGTCCTCTTCAACGAGGAGTACATGACCTGCATGTGGGGGAGTAGAGAGATGCTCACGACCAACTACTCCCTCTACTACTG GTATGAGAACAAGCCCCCCGTGGTGGAGTGCAAGCACTACCTGCAGGACCGGGGCATCAGCATCGGCTGCCGCTTCCACCAGAGTgagatcatccagttccagGCTTTCCATGTTCTCGTCAATGCCAGCCTTGGTGGCAGGACCCTGGAGATCCGCAGTGAGCACATGGAACTGCAGGACCTGG TGAAACCGGACGCGCCTGTCAACCTGACCATCCGCAACATGAGCAACAACCAGCTGCAGCTGACCTGGACCTCCCCGTACCCCAAAGCCCATTGCCTGGAGCATGCTGTCAAGTACAAGAGCAACAAGGACACCAGCTGGACG CAGGTGCACCCGGTGAAAGGAGAcgtcttctccttccccagcgtAGATTATGAGAAGTACTACACCTTCTATGTGCGCAGCAAGATCAACATCTACTGTGGCAGCACCCAGCTCTGGAGTGAGTGGAGTGTCCCCGTGGTCTGGGGCAGCAACTCTACCAGCAAGG GCGCAGTGGAGGAGCAGCCGCACTGGTTCTGGATCCACACAGTCTTGATACCCattgcctcctgcctgctcttaCTGGTCCTCATCATCCTGCTAGTGCGCATGGAAAG GGTGTGGGTCCTCCTCATGCCCCGAATCCCCAACCCCAGCAAGAATTTTGATGAGCTCTTCATCACCCACAAGGGCAACTTCCAG GAATGGGCTGGAGTCCCCAAAGATGTCATGGAGAGCTTCAAGCCCAACTACAGCGAGAACATCTGCTACGTGAGTGAGCTGCCCCCCAAGGAGAGCTACGAGCCCCTCAGGGAGGGCAGCAACCATCCACTGTCACTGATGTCCAGggccccagctgccccccgcAAGCCCAGCCCCTACAAGAACAGCTTCGTGGGAGTGTGA